A window from Cryptomeria japonica chromosome 1, Sugi_1.0, whole genome shotgun sequence encodes these proteins:
- the LOC131068215 gene encoding uncharacterized protein LOC131068215 isoform X4: MVAHIGQRQYTLALLSQFHQFQMDQDIITCSDQNKDVFAQEKLDDTDTVMEVILNTNLNDLPFVEYDGIIAVFNVSIDSNKVNWAQAKDTSGSEPLLKRMRITSENEGLATYNVIRHSESEASSMQMPDQLDAIIKSMHRADCTSREVDINKSSDKYGIGVEDKIKGQKLGLESNEVKVVSENTRCSKCGSSFIETDKFPLTSEGSFMRMETQLLALHSAESLSSDLHSSTSTYPICGSVHVSAIKVANEKICADQHNRICGSHQQFSHFSINVLRLAHSVLASDWKKWLMDGKLHIKEQLIDDVLSCIELFLQKRQVIFHSLAMVWKAMAAQAQSNLDSRAFLEHQLYISAGTLLKDIFIERLQERCNTFKKLLEPFTELLSQINVLLKFCFEQLRSHFKDPYLFPLQLESESKFNGVNCETETALQAVQTAVPLWLLIYHDVAHATVLWQIKSTANKKQVGKNLLKLEFLSGYSKYFSMQYIGRALLDGLKISLVKPLHAGPMIWSFEMTY, from the exons ATGGTGGCACACATTGGCCAGCGCCAGTACACACTAGCTTTGCTCTCACAATTCCATCAGTTTCAGATG GACCAGGACATAATAACATgctctgatcaaaataaggatgtGTTTGCTCAAGAAAAGTTGGATGACACTGACACAGTTATGGAAGTAATACTGAATACAAATTTAAATGATTTGCCTTTTGTTGAATATGATGGGATAATAGCTGTCTTCAATGTCTCCATTGATAGCAACAAAGTCAACTGGGCTCAAGCTAAGGACACCTCAGGAAGTGAACCATTACTAAAACGCATGCGAATCACTTCAGAAAATGAAGGTCTTGCTACATATAATGTCATAAGACATTCTGAGTCGGAGGCAAGCAGCATGCAGATGCCTGATCAATTGGATGCAATAATTAAAAGTATGCACAGAGCTGACTGCACTTCAAGAGAGGTTGATATCAACAAAAGTTCAGATAAATATGGAATTGGTGTGGAAGATAAAATAAAAGGGCAAAAATTAGGACTGGAAAGTAATGAAGTTAAAGTTGTTTCAGAAAATACTCGCTGTTCCAAATGTGGAAGCTCTTTCATTGAAACTGATAAATTTCCACTTACATCTGAAGGAAGCTTCATGCGTATGGAAACTCAATTGCTTGCTTTACACTCTGCAGAGTCACTTTCATCTGACTTGCATTCCTCTACATCTACATATCCAATATGTGGTTCAGTGCATGTAAGTGCAATTAAAGTGGCAAATGAAAAGATCTGTGCTGACCAACATAATAGAATCTGTGGTTCCCATCAGCAGTTCAGTCACTTCTCTATCAATGTTTTACGTTTGGCACATTCAGTTCTGGCTTCTGATTGGAAAAAATGGTTGATGGATGGCAAGCTGCATATTAAAGAACAGCTCATTGATGATGTTCTATCATGCATTGAATTATTCTTACAAAAACGTCAAGTTATTTTTCATTCTCTG GCAATGGTGTGGAAGGCTATGGCTGCACAAGCACAATCTAATCTGGATTCAAGAGCTTTTCTGGAACATCAATTGTATATATCAGCG GGCACCTTGCTGAAAGATATCTTCATCGAGAGGCTCCAGGAAAGATGTAATACTTTCAAGAAACTGTTAGAACCTTTCACAGAGCTTTTGAGTCAAATTAATGTACTTCTGAAGTTTTGTTTTGAACAACTGAGAAGTCATTTTAAGGATCCATATCTGTTTCCTTTGCAACTTGAATCTGAGAGTAAATTCAATGGAGTGAACTGTGAAACTGAAACTGCACTTCAAGCTGTGCAAACAGCCGTACCCTTATGGTTGCTGATCTATCACGATGTGGCACATGCCACAGTTTTATGGCAAATCAAGTCAACTGCTAATAAGAAACAG GTTGGGAAGAACTTGCTGAAACTGGAATTCTTGTCAGGTTATAGTAAATATTTTTCTATGCAGTACATTGGAAGGGCCTTATTGGACGGATTAaaaattagtttggtcaaacctttgCATGCAGGTCCCATGATTTGGTCATTTGAGATGACTTATTGA
- the LOC131068215 gene encoding uncharacterized protein LOC131068215 isoform X5 yields the protein MEHANVGNKKWHGAPSSVALACRECKGLITPCIICALPITFVDDTIWVECGYCGAANPMHEHERRLLSLAPPLALTPSMVRRVMVAHIGQRQYTLALLSQFHQFQMDQDIITCSDQNKDVFAQEKLDDTDTVMEVILNTNLNDLPFVEYDGIIAVFNVSIDSNKVNWAQAKDTSGSEPLLKRMRITSENEGLATYNVIRHSESEASSMQMPDQLDAIIKSMHRADCTSREVDINKSSDKYGIGVEDKIKGQKLGLESNEVKVVSENTRCSKCGSSFIETDKFPLTSEGSFMRMETQLLALHSAESLSSDLHSSTSTYPICGSVHVSAIKVANEKICADQHNRICGSHQQFSHFSINVLRLAHSVLASDWKKWLMDGKLHIKEQLIDDVLSCIELFLQKRQVIFHSLAMVWKAMAAQAQSNLDSRAFLEHQLYISASGHLAERYLHREAPGKM from the exons ATGGAGCATGCAAATGTTGGGAATAAAAAATGGCACGGAGCACCAAGTTCAGTAGCTTTGGCTTGTAGAGAATGCAAGGGTCTGATTACACCATGCATTATTTGTGCCCTCCCCATcacatttgttgatgatacaatctg GGTGGAATGTGGTTACTGTGGGGCTGCCAATCCAATGCATGAGCACGAACGCCGTTTGTTGAGTCTTGCCCCTCCATTGGCATTAACGCCATCAATG GTTAGAAGAGTGATGGTGGCACACATTGGCCAGCGCCAGTACACACTAGCTTTGCTCTCACAATTCCATCAGTTTCAGATG GACCAGGACATAATAACATgctctgatcaaaataaggatgtGTTTGCTCAAGAAAAGTTGGATGACACTGACACAGTTATGGAAGTAATACTGAATACAAATTTAAATGATTTGCCTTTTGTTGAATATGATGGGATAATAGCTGTCTTCAATGTCTCCATTGATAGCAACAAAGTCAACTGGGCTCAAGCTAAGGACACCTCAGGAAGTGAACCATTACTAAAACGCATGCGAATCACTTCAGAAAATGAAGGTCTTGCTACATATAATGTCATAAGACATTCTGAGTCGGAGGCAAGCAGCATGCAGATGCCTGATCAATTGGATGCAATAATTAAAAGTATGCACAGAGCTGACTGCACTTCAAGAGAGGTTGATATCAACAAAAGTTCAGATAAATATGGAATTGGTGTGGAAGATAAAATAAAAGGGCAAAAATTAGGACTGGAAAGTAATGAAGTTAAAGTTGTTTCAGAAAATACTCGCTGTTCCAAATGTGGAAGCTCTTTCATTGAAACTGATAAATTTCCACTTACATCTGAAGGAAGCTTCATGCGTATGGAAACTCAATTGCTTGCTTTACACTCTGCAGAGTCACTTTCATCTGACTTGCATTCCTCTACATCTACATATCCAATATGTGGTTCAGTGCATGTAAGTGCAATTAAAGTGGCAAATGAAAAGATCTGTGCTGACCAACATAATAGAATCTGTGGTTCCCATCAGCAGTTCAGTCACTTCTCTATCAATGTTTTACGTTTGGCACATTCAGTTCTGGCTTCTGATTGGAAAAAATGGTTGATGGATGGCAAGCTGCATATTAAAGAACAGCTCATTGATGATGTTCTATCATGCATTGAATTATTCTTACAAAAACGTCAAGTTATTTTTCATTCTCTG GCAATGGTGTGGAAGGCTATGGCTGCACAAGCACAATCTAATCTGGATTCAAGAGCTTTTCTGGAACATCAATTGTATATATCAGCG TCAGGGCACCTTGCTGAAAGATATCTTCATCGAGAGGCTCCAGGAAAGATGTAA
- the LOC131068215 gene encoding uncharacterized protein LOC131068215 isoform X2, with amino-acid sequence MEHANVGNKKWHGAPSSVALACRECKGLITPCIICALPITFVDDTIWVECGYCGAANPMHEHERRLLSLAPPLALTPSMVRRVMVAHIGQRQYTLALLSQFHQFQMDQDIITCSDQNKDVFAQEKLDDTDTVMEVILNTNLNDLPFVEYDGIIAVFNVSIDSNKVNWAQAKDTSGSEPLLKRMRITSENEGLATYNVIRHSESEASSMQMPDQLDAIIKSMHRADCTSREVDINKSSDKYGIGVEDKIKGQKLGLESNEVKVVSENTRCSKCGSSFIETDKFPLTSEGSFMRMETQLLALHSAESLSSDLHSSTSTYPICGSVHVSAIKVANEKICADQHNRICGSHQQFSHFSINVLRLAHSVLASDWKKWLMDGKLHIKEQLIDDVLSCIELFLQKRQVIFHSLAMVWKAMAAQAQSNLDSRAFLEHQLYISAGTLLKDIFIERLQERCNTFKKLLEPFTELLSQINVLLKFCFEQLRSHFKDPYLFPLQLESESKFNGVNCETETALQAVQTAVPLWLLIYHDVAHATVLWQIKSTANKKQF; translated from the exons ATGGAGCATGCAAATGTTGGGAATAAAAAATGGCACGGAGCACCAAGTTCAGTAGCTTTGGCTTGTAGAGAATGCAAGGGTCTGATTACACCATGCATTATTTGTGCCCTCCCCATcacatttgttgatgatacaatctg GGTGGAATGTGGTTACTGTGGGGCTGCCAATCCAATGCATGAGCACGAACGCCGTTTGTTGAGTCTTGCCCCTCCATTGGCATTAACGCCATCAATG GTTAGAAGAGTGATGGTGGCACACATTGGCCAGCGCCAGTACACACTAGCTTTGCTCTCACAATTCCATCAGTTTCAGATG GACCAGGACATAATAACATgctctgatcaaaataaggatgtGTTTGCTCAAGAAAAGTTGGATGACACTGACACAGTTATGGAAGTAATACTGAATACAAATTTAAATGATTTGCCTTTTGTTGAATATGATGGGATAATAGCTGTCTTCAATGTCTCCATTGATAGCAACAAAGTCAACTGGGCTCAAGCTAAGGACACCTCAGGAAGTGAACCATTACTAAAACGCATGCGAATCACTTCAGAAAATGAAGGTCTTGCTACATATAATGTCATAAGACATTCTGAGTCGGAGGCAAGCAGCATGCAGATGCCTGATCAATTGGATGCAATAATTAAAAGTATGCACAGAGCTGACTGCACTTCAAGAGAGGTTGATATCAACAAAAGTTCAGATAAATATGGAATTGGTGTGGAAGATAAAATAAAAGGGCAAAAATTAGGACTGGAAAGTAATGAAGTTAAAGTTGTTTCAGAAAATACTCGCTGTTCCAAATGTGGAAGCTCTTTCATTGAAACTGATAAATTTCCACTTACATCTGAAGGAAGCTTCATGCGTATGGAAACTCAATTGCTTGCTTTACACTCTGCAGAGTCACTTTCATCTGACTTGCATTCCTCTACATCTACATATCCAATATGTGGTTCAGTGCATGTAAGTGCAATTAAAGTGGCAAATGAAAAGATCTGTGCTGACCAACATAATAGAATCTGTGGTTCCCATCAGCAGTTCAGTCACTTCTCTATCAATGTTTTACGTTTGGCACATTCAGTTCTGGCTTCTGATTGGAAAAAATGGTTGATGGATGGCAAGCTGCATATTAAAGAACAGCTCATTGATGATGTTCTATCATGCATTGAATTATTCTTACAAAAACGTCAAGTTATTTTTCATTCTCTG GCAATGGTGTGGAAGGCTATGGCTGCACAAGCACAATCTAATCTGGATTCAAGAGCTTTTCTGGAACATCAATTGTATATATCAGCG GGCACCTTGCTGAAAGATATCTTCATCGAGAGGCTCCAGGAAAGATGTAATACTTTCAAGAAACTGTTAGAACCTTTCACAGAGCTTTTGAGTCAAATTAATGTACTTCTGAAGTTTTGTTTTGAACAACTGAGAAGTCATTTTAAGGATCCATATCTGTTTCCTTTGCAACTTGAATCTGAGAGTAAATTCAATGGAGTGAACTGTGAAACTGAAACTGCACTTCAAGCTGTGCAAACAGCCGTACCCTTATGGTTGCTGATCTATCACGATGTGGCACATGCCACAGTTTTATGGCAAATCAAGTCAACTGCTAATAAGAAACAG TTTTAG
- the LOC131068215 gene encoding uncharacterized protein LOC131068215 isoform X1, with protein MEHANVGNKKWHGAPSSVALACRECKGLITPCIICALPITFVDDTIWVECGYCGAANPMHEHERRLLSLAPPLALTPSMVRRVMVAHIGQRQYTLALLSQFHQFQMDQDIITCSDQNKDVFAQEKLDDTDTVMEVILNTNLNDLPFVEYDGIIAVFNVSIDSNKVNWAQAKDTSGSEPLLKRMRITSENEGLATYNVIRHSESEASSMQMPDQLDAIIKSMHRADCTSREVDINKSSDKYGIGVEDKIKGQKLGLESNEVKVVSENTRCSKCGSSFIETDKFPLTSEGSFMRMETQLLALHSAESLSSDLHSSTSTYPICGSVHVSAIKVANEKICADQHNRICGSHQQFSHFSINVLRLAHSVLASDWKKWLMDGKLHIKEQLIDDVLSCIELFLQKRQVIFHSLAMVWKAMAAQAQSNLDSRAFLEHQLYISAGTLLKDIFIERLQERCNTFKKLLEPFTELLSQINVLLKFCFEQLRSHFKDPYLFPLQLESESKFNGVNCETETALQAVQTAVPLWLLIYHDVAHATVLWQIKSTANKKQVGKNLLKLEFLSGYSKYFSMQYIGRALLDGLKISLVKPLHAGPMIWSFEMTY; from the exons ATGGAGCATGCAAATGTTGGGAATAAAAAATGGCACGGAGCACCAAGTTCAGTAGCTTTGGCTTGTAGAGAATGCAAGGGTCTGATTACACCATGCATTATTTGTGCCCTCCCCATcacatttgttgatgatacaatctg GGTGGAATGTGGTTACTGTGGGGCTGCCAATCCAATGCATGAGCACGAACGCCGTTTGTTGAGTCTTGCCCCTCCATTGGCATTAACGCCATCAATG GTTAGAAGAGTGATGGTGGCACACATTGGCCAGCGCCAGTACACACTAGCTTTGCTCTCACAATTCCATCAGTTTCAGATG GACCAGGACATAATAACATgctctgatcaaaataaggatgtGTTTGCTCAAGAAAAGTTGGATGACACTGACACAGTTATGGAAGTAATACTGAATACAAATTTAAATGATTTGCCTTTTGTTGAATATGATGGGATAATAGCTGTCTTCAATGTCTCCATTGATAGCAACAAAGTCAACTGGGCTCAAGCTAAGGACACCTCAGGAAGTGAACCATTACTAAAACGCATGCGAATCACTTCAGAAAATGAAGGTCTTGCTACATATAATGTCATAAGACATTCTGAGTCGGAGGCAAGCAGCATGCAGATGCCTGATCAATTGGATGCAATAATTAAAAGTATGCACAGAGCTGACTGCACTTCAAGAGAGGTTGATATCAACAAAAGTTCAGATAAATATGGAATTGGTGTGGAAGATAAAATAAAAGGGCAAAAATTAGGACTGGAAAGTAATGAAGTTAAAGTTGTTTCAGAAAATACTCGCTGTTCCAAATGTGGAAGCTCTTTCATTGAAACTGATAAATTTCCACTTACATCTGAAGGAAGCTTCATGCGTATGGAAACTCAATTGCTTGCTTTACACTCTGCAGAGTCACTTTCATCTGACTTGCATTCCTCTACATCTACATATCCAATATGTGGTTCAGTGCATGTAAGTGCAATTAAAGTGGCAAATGAAAAGATCTGTGCTGACCAACATAATAGAATCTGTGGTTCCCATCAGCAGTTCAGTCACTTCTCTATCAATGTTTTACGTTTGGCACATTCAGTTCTGGCTTCTGATTGGAAAAAATGGTTGATGGATGGCAAGCTGCATATTAAAGAACAGCTCATTGATGATGTTCTATCATGCATTGAATTATTCTTACAAAAACGTCAAGTTATTTTTCATTCTCTG GCAATGGTGTGGAAGGCTATGGCTGCACAAGCACAATCTAATCTGGATTCAAGAGCTTTTCTGGAACATCAATTGTATATATCAGCG GGCACCTTGCTGAAAGATATCTTCATCGAGAGGCTCCAGGAAAGATGTAATACTTTCAAGAAACTGTTAGAACCTTTCACAGAGCTTTTGAGTCAAATTAATGTACTTCTGAAGTTTTGTTTTGAACAACTGAGAAGTCATTTTAAGGATCCATATCTGTTTCCTTTGCAACTTGAATCTGAGAGTAAATTCAATGGAGTGAACTGTGAAACTGAAACTGCACTTCAAGCTGTGCAAACAGCCGTACCCTTATGGTTGCTGATCTATCACGATGTGGCACATGCCACAGTTTTATGGCAAATCAAGTCAACTGCTAATAAGAAACAG GTTGGGAAGAACTTGCTGAAACTGGAATTCTTGTCAGGTTATAGTAAATATTTTTCTATGCAGTACATTGGAAGGGCCTTATTGGACGGATTAaaaattagtttggtcaaacctttgCATGCAGGTCCCATGATTTGGTCATTTGAGATGACTTATTGA
- the LOC131068215 gene encoding uncharacterized protein LOC131068215 isoform X3 codes for MHEHERRLLSLAPPLALTPSMVRRVMVAHIGQRQYTLALLSQFHQFQMDQDIITCSDQNKDVFAQEKLDDTDTVMEVILNTNLNDLPFVEYDGIIAVFNVSIDSNKVNWAQAKDTSGSEPLLKRMRITSENEGLATYNVIRHSESEASSMQMPDQLDAIIKSMHRADCTSREVDINKSSDKYGIGVEDKIKGQKLGLESNEVKVVSENTRCSKCGSSFIETDKFPLTSEGSFMRMETQLLALHSAESLSSDLHSSTSTYPICGSVHVSAIKVANEKICADQHNRICGSHQQFSHFSINVLRLAHSVLASDWKKWLMDGKLHIKEQLIDDVLSCIELFLQKRQVIFHSLAMVWKAMAAQAQSNLDSRAFLEHQLYISAGTLLKDIFIERLQERCNTFKKLLEPFTELLSQINVLLKFCFEQLRSHFKDPYLFPLQLESESKFNGVNCETETALQAVQTAVPLWLLIYHDVAHATVLWQIKSTANKKQVGKNLLKLEFLSGYSKYFSMQYIGRALLDGLKISLVKPLHAGPMIWSFEMTY; via the exons ATGCATGAGCACGAACGCCGTTTGTTGAGTCTTGCCCCTCCATTGGCATTAACGCCATCAATG GTTAGAAGAGTGATGGTGGCACACATTGGCCAGCGCCAGTACACACTAGCTTTGCTCTCACAATTCCATCAGTTTCAGATG GACCAGGACATAATAACATgctctgatcaaaataaggatgtGTTTGCTCAAGAAAAGTTGGATGACACTGACACAGTTATGGAAGTAATACTGAATACAAATTTAAATGATTTGCCTTTTGTTGAATATGATGGGATAATAGCTGTCTTCAATGTCTCCATTGATAGCAACAAAGTCAACTGGGCTCAAGCTAAGGACACCTCAGGAAGTGAACCATTACTAAAACGCATGCGAATCACTTCAGAAAATGAAGGTCTTGCTACATATAATGTCATAAGACATTCTGAGTCGGAGGCAAGCAGCATGCAGATGCCTGATCAATTGGATGCAATAATTAAAAGTATGCACAGAGCTGACTGCACTTCAAGAGAGGTTGATATCAACAAAAGTTCAGATAAATATGGAATTGGTGTGGAAGATAAAATAAAAGGGCAAAAATTAGGACTGGAAAGTAATGAAGTTAAAGTTGTTTCAGAAAATACTCGCTGTTCCAAATGTGGAAGCTCTTTCATTGAAACTGATAAATTTCCACTTACATCTGAAGGAAGCTTCATGCGTATGGAAACTCAATTGCTTGCTTTACACTCTGCAGAGTCACTTTCATCTGACTTGCATTCCTCTACATCTACATATCCAATATGTGGTTCAGTGCATGTAAGTGCAATTAAAGTGGCAAATGAAAAGATCTGTGCTGACCAACATAATAGAATCTGTGGTTCCCATCAGCAGTTCAGTCACTTCTCTATCAATGTTTTACGTTTGGCACATTCAGTTCTGGCTTCTGATTGGAAAAAATGGTTGATGGATGGCAAGCTGCATATTAAAGAACAGCTCATTGATGATGTTCTATCATGCATTGAATTATTCTTACAAAAACGTCAAGTTATTTTTCATTCTCTG GCAATGGTGTGGAAGGCTATGGCTGCACAAGCACAATCTAATCTGGATTCAAGAGCTTTTCTGGAACATCAATTGTATATATCAGCG GGCACCTTGCTGAAAGATATCTTCATCGAGAGGCTCCAGGAAAGATGTAATACTTTCAAGAAACTGTTAGAACCTTTCACAGAGCTTTTGAGTCAAATTAATGTACTTCTGAAGTTTTGTTTTGAACAACTGAGAAGTCATTTTAAGGATCCATATCTGTTTCCTTTGCAACTTGAATCTGAGAGTAAATTCAATGGAGTGAACTGTGAAACTGAAACTGCACTTCAAGCTGTGCAAACAGCCGTACCCTTATGGTTGCTGATCTATCACGATGTGGCACATGCCACAGTTTTATGGCAAATCAAGTCAACTGCTAATAAGAAACAG GTTGGGAAGAACTTGCTGAAACTGGAATTCTTGTCAGGTTATAGTAAATATTTTTCTATGCAGTACATTGGAAGGGCCTTATTGGACGGATTAaaaattagtttggtcaaacctttgCATGCAGGTCCCATGATTTGGTCATTTGAGATGACTTATTGA